Proteins from a single region of Mycoplasmopsis edwardii:
- a CDS encoding antibiotic biosynthesis monooxygenase has protein sequence MIYSKSFKYIINPEKLKGFIDYLYIFTQKVRMQETNLSFEYGLEGKDKIVILQRWSTRNDYEQFIKQPEFDNELKTLEKMAKKTEILFDLDLER, from the coding sequence ATGATATATTCCAAATCATTTAAATATATAATCAATCCTGAAAAATTAAAAGGATTTATTGATTATTTATACATTTTTACTCAAAAAGTAAGAATGCAAGAAACAAACTTATCATTTGAATATGGTCTTGAAGGAAAAGATAAAATTGTAATTTTACAAAGATGATCTACAAGAAATGATTATGAACAATTTATCAAACAGCCAGAGTTTGATAATGAATTAAAAACATTAGAAAAAATGGCTAAAAAAACAGAAATTCTATTTGACCTTGATTTAGAAAGATAA
- a CDS encoding P68 family surface lipoprotein, translated as MSKKIKKYLLAGTSVASLALVAGAISCTPSQAGLSESQIELYKDQLESFSKKLPESEREAIEAKIANLKTLSDIDAIKTKIQEIMDETKPGYFERLDASTETNRLFAQEVKDQIVLATTFSESGSQARTIKSILEEYNKLVDQMLAVKNDSTKTDEEKAAKYKELGISPLAKKVVHKVLGSGYQVGAEKVGLGLSSKDEKTFFNLIVNYSTVAAKLAEKDMLLSFNSLDDSINVDVDYFDKGFAAVNNSIENVNKKSTYVLPIFKSTKVLAINSPVLGYILKTMRDHGVVFETEDQSNTFFEDIIAKGANDATTVETLWGAPVATIDTVLQEYKATGFKLSKSIFDSYTSLLDFANIAQKMFEISSKGLDSDVHVFGIDDMTGVYEQALYAAIGANPDKMLQTVSNNDNKIKVNYSSIRQKDGDAYINSQKIYTKFTEAFRSGSTYAFPSGQYSSNDQTKHKFAFSIGSTAGYFHNFKAQGDAVSVLKHTETKYEFEAAPNFFTDNDKAPEGSLAWVGKYKNSIFGASRVEALPPYTYKLKNTDDEQKITALQAAQTSLNFFVNPASADPKQLSWFEAMKKVGSDKVEVIALVNNNKQEVFLVAIKDVAEKGKANVREGNTNLEAAGITYKSLSDTGLLNQNELVSHATPSKWLPTDSKKVLFAQGPSLIGIKSNNEDEDATRAFVKWLLESKKEITFGKAKSTALDQLQKSASYITATADLNTKNGQSIYGKNEYLKIAYEEFKASSLDDNYVVFEEPAGVNADAFRKQIATAWETTQSNIVNKTSGNSFESFVQYLTEGQK; from the coding sequence ATGTCTAAAAAAATTAAAAAGTACTTATTAGCCGGTACAAGTGTAGCTTCTTTAGCATTAGTTGCAGGTGCTATTTCTTGTACACCAAGTCAAGCAGGGCTTTCAGAAAGTCAAATTGAATTATACAAAGATCAACTTGAAAGTTTTTCAAAGAAACTTCCTGAATCAGAAAGAGAAGCAATTGAAGCAAAAATTGCAAATTTAAAAACTCTTTCAGATATTGATGCAATTAAAACAAAAATTCAAGAAATCATGGATGAAACAAAACCTGGTTACTTCGAGAGACTTGATGCTTCAACAGAAACAAATAGACTTTTCGCACAAGAAGTTAAAGATCAAATCGTTTTAGCAACAACTTTCTCAGAAAGCGGTTCACAAGCAAGAACAATTAAAAGTATTTTAGAAGAATACAACAAATTAGTAGATCAAATGCTTGCAGTTAAAAATGACTCAACTAAAACTGATGAAGAAAAAGCTGCTAAATACAAAGAATTAGGAATTTCTCCATTAGCAAAAAAAGTTGTTCATAAAGTTCTTGGTTCAGGATATCAAGTTGGTGCTGAAAAAGTTGGATTAGGGTTATCATCTAAAGATGAAAAAACATTCTTCAACTTAATCGTTAACTACTCAACAGTTGCTGCCAAATTAGCTGAAAAAGATATGCTTTTAAGCTTTAACTCATTAGATGACTCAATCAATGTTGACGTCGACTACTTCGACAAAGGTTTTGCAGCAGTTAATAACTCAATTGAAAACGTTAATAAAAAATCTACATATGTTTTACCAATCTTCAAAAGTACTAAAGTATTAGCTATTAACTCACCAGTATTAGGATACATTTTAAAAACAATGAGAGATCATGGCGTTGTGTTCGAGACAGAAGATCAGTCAAACACTTTCTTTGAGGACATTATTGCAAAAGGTGCAAATGATGCAACTACAGTTGAAACATTATGAGGTGCACCAGTCGCAACAATTGATACAGTATTACAAGAATATAAAGCAACAGGCTTCAAACTTTCTAAATCAATTTTTGATTCATATACATCACTTTTAGATTTTGCTAACATTGCTCAAAAAATGTTCGAAATATCAAGTAAAGGACTTGACTCAGATGTTCATGTTTTCGGTATTGATGACATGACTGGAGTTTATGAACAAGCATTATATGCTGCAATTGGAGCAAATCCAGACAAAATGCTACAAACAGTTTCAAATAATGATAACAAAATCAAAGTTAACTATTCATCAATTAGACAAAAAGATGGTGATGCATATATTAATTCACAAAAAATCTACACTAAGTTTACAGAAGCATTTAGAAGTGGTTCAACATATGCATTCCCATCAGGGCAATATAGTTCAAATGATCAAACAAAACACAAGTTTGCATTTTCTATTGGTTCAACAGCTGGTTACTTCCATAACTTTAAAGCGCAAGGTGACGCAGTTTCAGTTTTAAAACACACAGAAACAAAATATGAATTTGAGGCTGCACCAAACTTTTTCACAGATAATGATAAAGCCCCTGAAGGTTCATTAGCATGAGTCGGAAAGTACAAAAATAGTATTTTTGGAGCATCTCGTGTTGAAGCGCTTCCTCCATATACATATAAATTAAAAAACACTGATGATGAACAAAAAATTACAGCATTGCAAGCAGCTCAAACTTCATTAAACTTCTTTGTAAATCCTGCTTCGGCAGATCCAAAACAACTTAGTTGATTTGAAGCAATGAAAAAAGTTGGTTCAGATAAAGTTGAAGTTATTGCATTAGTTAATAATAACAAACAAGAAGTGTTTTTAGTTGCTATTAAAGATGTTGCAGAAAAAGGTAAAGCAAATGTTAGAGAAGGAAACACAAACTTAGAAGCTGCTGGAATTACTTATAAATCATTAAGTGATACAGGATTATTAAACCAAAACGAATTAGTTTCACATGCTACACCAAGCAAATGATTACCTACAGACAGTAAAAAAGTTTTATTTGCACAAGGTCCATCATTAATTGGTATTAAATCAAATAACGAAGATGAAGATGCAACAAGAGCTTTCGTAAAATGATTATTAGAATCTAAAAAAGAAATTACATTCGGTAAAGCAAAAAGCACAGCGCTTGACCAACTTCAAAAAAGTGCAAGCTACATTACAGCAACAGCTGATTTAAATACAAAAAATGGTCAATCAATTTATGGAAAAAATGAATACTTAAAAATTGCTTACGAAGAATTTAAGGCTTCATCATTAGATGACAATTATGTTGTATTTGAAGAACCAGCTGGTGTTAATGCCGATGCATTCAGAAAACAAATTGCTACAGCTTGAGAAACAACACAATCAAACATTGTAAACAAAACATCAGGAAACAGTTTTGAAAGCTTTGTACAATACCTTACAGAAGGTCAAAAATAA
- a CDS encoding thermonuclease family protein, with the protein MKSNKKKFLLFLSSISTIGVFGSVVSCSAPNSSKQIDTSKEELVESSDSFPIYSNEKLIYSDNKISNDEFLTIRMQNAKLSFDDKESKYTLFARGIKTDSGKRVKYHKAISLLEERINKFLNEKYANKIQLAKPAGNKIFVDESKSTGLPKEVTIGLNGQVVTLKLAGAQKHLNLGNLGKKGVSHDDQYLAQSISSIKTLYSFKYNAFLNDKLIKSLEHLNIEYSHDTPLKPMLKDLPINSDESNFKATNISFTNEKFGSRGFRATVIDVSDGDTVTVTANETKQVGTVKIDQGKSYKIRLAGIDTPEKAVGNNKSGSITSPAFEYSFALHATKFAETLLGNGSKFGQDVFIGFVNGQDTYGRITADVFFGENYKYSYNTEIVRAGHSLPYKNQTWEAKFKEKDTDSYEYNVYPLIAKAFKEAIQNNKGIFNYFTNPYVASQNIYLIKNNSEWTPFYWEKTTKENTVYDYITEK; encoded by the coding sequence ATGAAAAGTAACAAAAAGAAATTCTTATTGTTTTTATCAAGCATCTCAACAATAGGTGTGTTCGGAAGTGTTGTTTCATGTAGTGCACCAAACTCAAGTAAACAAATTGACACTTCAAAAGAAGAATTGGTTGAATCAAGTGATTCATTTCCAATTTATTCAAACGAAAAATTAATTTATTCTGATAATAAAATTAGTAATGATGAGTTTTTAACAATTAGAATGCAAAATGCCAAATTAAGTTTTGACGACAAAGAAAGTAAATATACTTTATTTGCAAGAGGGATTAAAACTGACTCAGGAAAAAGAGTTAAATATCACAAAGCAATTTCATTACTAGAAGAAAGAATTAATAAATTTTTAAATGAAAAATATGCTAATAAAATTCAATTAGCAAAACCAGCAGGAAATAAAATTTTCGTAGATGAATCAAAATCTACTGGGTTGCCTAAAGAAGTTACAATCGGACTAAATGGACAAGTTGTAACATTAAAACTTGCAGGAGCACAAAAACACCTTAACTTAGGAAACTTAGGTAAAAAAGGTGTTAGTCATGATGATCAGTATCTTGCACAATCAATCAGTTCAATTAAGACTCTATATTCATTTAAATACAATGCTTTTTTAAATGATAAGTTAATTAAATCCTTAGAACATTTAAATATCGAATATTCACATGATACACCTTTAAAACCAATGCTTAAAGATTTACCTATAAACTCAGATGAATCTAACTTTAAAGCAACAAATATTTCATTTACAAATGAAAAATTTGGTTCACGAGGATTTAGGGCAACAGTTATTGATGTTTCAGATGGAGATACAGTAACAGTTACAGCTAACGAAACAAAACAAGTAGGTACTGTAAAAATTGACCAAGGGAAATCATACAAAATTAGATTAGCTGGAATTGATACACCTGAAAAAGCTGTTGGTAATAATAAATCTGGTTCAATTACATCGCCAGCATTTGAATATTCGTTTGCATTACATGCAACAAAATTTGCCGAAACACTTTTAGGTAATGGTTCTAAATTTGGGCAAGATGTATTTATTGGTTTTGTTAATGGACAAGATACATACGGAAGAATAACAGCAGATGTTTTCTTTGGTGAAAACTACAAATATTCATACAATACAGAAATTGTTAGAGCTGGACATTCATTACCATATAAAAATCAAACATGAGAAGCAAAATTCAAAGAAAAAGATACCGACTCTTATGAATACAATGTTTACCCATTAATTGCAAAAGCATTTAAAGAAGCAATTCAAAATAATAAAGGTATCTTTAATTACTTTACAAATCCTTACGTTGCTTCACAAAATATTTATTTAATTAAAAATAATAGTGAATGAACACCATTCTACTGAGAAAAAACTACAAAAGAAAATACTGTATATGACTATATAACAGAAAAATAA
- a CDS encoding ATP-binding cassette domain-containing protein, giving the protein MIILKKIINALKEKAVKLDQVSLEKISNYYNEFNQSTNVDLPAIELKNLNIDFGETLAVDNVSFKIPEGKLVTLLGPSGSGKTTTLNAIAGLLTVTSGKILFKGKDVTDFTPQKRKIGFVFQNYALYPHLSVYANIAFPLKNDFNWQFKTFLKREKARNEIKILYLEKLGATKSEIQDLRDAFNKWEVISEELPHKLNKKYAQLVEDYEKAHTEYKLASVHETSKISLLTKNVLKTNEKLRKDSKEKLLRITEKYNNDLDNNLLPKTLVKAEILKNVPSKFVKYQPLPYESIEERTKELNNFAAELMSVKFEELVLEDRKLVVKLEEKVLKLLTRYKFIQKQKEIVDEYALIKKEKQEAYNAAKKEFSNTLKTNNDYLTLKKDALNLPLVAKKHFYKLSSALELKYHLKETMKQVRSNELKNFLSDEDKAKIKELSKDNISLKKAIHNEVMEVANRVEIVKILQKKPTRLSGGQQQRVSIARAIVKKPEILLMDEPLSNLDAKLRISTRQWIREIQQSLGITTVFVTHDQEEAMSISDIIVCMSTAKVQQLGSPLELYNMPKNQFVARFLGMPEMGLFPSELKDGKLFIANKEVKEISFKDRSNSTLNVGVRSEDYIIKAGNQRYMFKGKVVVQENFGKESKLVVEIENVGRINFLLDNSRNYKVGDSIFFDLPLNKLHIFDAATEERISYEFNDK; this is encoded by the coding sequence ATGATTATCTTAAAGAAAATTATCAATGCTTTAAAAGAAAAAGCTGTTAAATTAGATCAAGTATCTTTAGAAAAAATCTCAAATTACTATAATGAATTCAATCAAAGTACTAATGTTGATTTACCAGCAATTGAATTAAAGAACTTAAATATTGACTTTGGTGAAACATTAGCCGTTGACAATGTTAGTTTCAAGATTCCAGAAGGAAAATTAGTAACACTTTTAGGACCATCTGGATCAGGTAAAACAACAACATTAAACGCTATTGCTGGATTATTAACAGTAACATCAGGTAAAATTCTTTTCAAAGGAAAAGATGTTACTGATTTTACACCTCAAAAAAGAAAAATTGGTTTTGTTTTCCAAAACTATGCTCTTTATCCACACTTAAGTGTTTATGCTAATATTGCTTTCCCATTAAAAAATGATTTTAACTGACAATTTAAAACATTCTTAAAAAGAGAAAAAGCTCGTAATGAAATCAAAATTTTATACTTAGAAAAATTAGGTGCTACAAAAAGCGAAATTCAAGACTTAAGAGACGCCTTTAACAAGTGAGAAGTAATCTCAGAAGAATTACCACACAAACTTAACAAAAAATATGCTCAACTTGTTGAAGATTACGAAAAAGCTCACACTGAATATAAATTAGCTTCAGTTCACGAAACATCAAAAATTTCATTATTAACAAAAAATGTTTTAAAAACAAATGAAAAATTACGTAAGGATTCTAAAGAAAAATTATTAAGAATTACTGAAAAATACAATAATGATTTAGATAACAACTTATTACCAAAAACATTAGTTAAAGCAGAAATCTTAAAAAATGTTCCTTCAAAATTTGTTAAATATCAACCATTGCCATATGAATCAATTGAAGAAAGAACAAAAGAATTAAACAATTTTGCTGCTGAATTAATGTCTGTTAAATTTGAAGAATTAGTACTTGAAGATAGAAAATTAGTTGTTAAATTAGAAGAAAAAGTTTTAAAACTTTTAACAAGATACAAATTCATTCAAAAACAAAAAGAAATTGTTGATGAATATGCTTTAATCAAAAAAGAAAAACAAGAAGCGTATAATGCTGCTAAAAAAGAATTTAGCAACACATTAAAAACAAACAATGATTATTTAACATTAAAAAAAGATGCTTTAAATTTACCTCTTGTTGCTAAAAAACACTTCTACAAGTTATCATCAGCTTTAGAATTAAAATATCACTTAAAAGAAACAATGAAACAAGTAAGAAGTAATGAACTTAAAAACTTCTTATCAGATGAAGATAAAGCAAAAATTAAAGAGCTTTCAAAAGATAATATTTCACTTAAAAAAGCAATCCACAATGAAGTTATGGAAGTTGCAAACCGTGTTGAAATTGTTAAAATCCTTCAAAAGAAACCAACAAGATTATCTGGAGGACAACAACAACGTGTTTCTATTGCTAGAGCGATTGTTAAAAAACCAGAAATTCTTTTAATGGATGAGCCTCTTTCAAACTTAGATGCAAAATTACGTATTTCTACACGTCAATGAATTAGAGAAATTCAACAATCATTAGGTATTACAACTGTTTTCGTTACACACGACCAAGAAGAAGCTATGTCTATCTCAGATATTATCGTATGTATGTCAACAGCTAAAGTTCAACAATTAGGTTCACCACTTGAACTTTATAACATGCCTAAAAATCAATTCGTTGCTCGCTTCTTAGGTATGCCAGAAATGGGATTATTCCCATCTGAACTTAAAGATGGAAAATTATTCATTGCAAATAAAGAAGTAAAAGAAATTTCATTCAAAGACAGATCAAATTCAACATTAAATGTTGGAGTTCGTTCAGAAGACTACATTATTAAAGCCGGAAATCAAAGATACATGTTTAAAGGTAAGGTTGTAGTTCAAGAAAACTTTGGAAAAGAAAGTAAATTAGTTGTTGAAATTGAAAACGTAGGACGTATTAATTTCTTATTAGACAACTCAAGAAATTACAAAGTTGGAGATTCAATTTTCTTTGACTTACCATTAAATAAATTACATATTTTTGATGCAGCTACAGAAGAAAGAATTTCATATGAATTCAATGACAAATAA
- a CDS encoding carbohydrate ABC transporter permease has protein sequence MNSMTNKLHLFISKYIPFLLNWSLKTQSRKKAALSHSILDRRTPLWMPLLFLLPGVILLVMFTIVPLVLNLKESLFNSDGELTFDNYIATFTDPRFAVGVRNSFIYGLAVLPFVMAISLTISSVIAKLHRKWAKGFWQTVFFLPYITNAVAASTAFIQLFSSNGLLNAVLGSKTPWLETSNQFTFNALLAMFINGIWSGLAFNILIFTTAMLGVDKNLYKSASIDGCGEVKQFFTITLPSIRGTINFLITLGIIGGLKVFPLALFNNKPENAFAYGGGTLMLYVYLVTKNGNFALAGASAISLFIIGVSYSSVIRGGFFMVQLTLNNLGERNVWVKVKATKIPDSQKA, from the coding sequence ATGAATTCAATGACAAATAAGTTACACTTATTTATTTCTAAATACATACCATTTTTACTAAATTGATCACTAAAAACTCAATCTAGAAAAAAAGCTGCACTTTCGCATTCAATTTTAGATAGAAGAACACCATTATGAATGCCACTTTTATTCTTACTTCCTGGTGTGATTCTATTAGTTATGTTCACAATAGTTCCGCTTGTCTTAAATTTAAAAGAATCATTATTTAATAGTGATGGTGAATTAACATTTGATAACTATATAGCTACATTCACTGACCCTCGTTTTGCAGTAGGGGTGAGAAACTCATTTATTTATGGATTAGCTGTTTTACCTTTTGTTATGGCAATTTCATTAACAATTTCATCTGTTATTGCTAAATTACACAGAAAATGAGCAAAAGGATTCTGACAAACAGTATTCTTCTTACCATACATCACAAACGCGGTAGCTGCATCTACAGCATTCATTCAGTTATTCAGCTCAAATGGTCTCCTAAACGCAGTTTTAGGTTCAAAAACACCATGACTTGAAACAAGTAACCAATTTACTTTTAATGCCTTATTAGCTATGTTTATTAACGGTATTTGAAGTGGACTTGCATTTAACATCTTAATCTTCACAACAGCTATGCTTGGAGTTGATAAAAACTTATACAAATCAGCTTCAATTGATGGCTGTGGAGAAGTTAAACAATTTTTCACAATTACATTACCTTCAATTAGAGGTACAATTAACTTCTTAATTACACTTGGTATAATCGGTGGATTAAAAGTATTCCCACTAGCATTATTCAACAACAAACCAGAAAATGCATTCGCATATGGTGGTGGTACATTAATGCTTTATGTTTACTTAGTTACTAAAAATGGTAACTTTGCCTTAGCTGGAGCTTCAGCTATCTCATTATTTATTATTGGGGTAAGTTACTCTTCAGTTATTAGAGGTGGATTCTTTATGGTTCAATTAACACTTAATAATTTAGGAGAAAGAAATGTTTGAGTTAAAGTTAAAGCTACAAAAATTCCTGATAGCCAAAAAGCTTAG
- a CDS encoding carbohydrate ABC transporter permease produces the protein MFELKLKLQKFLIAKKLRRNQETVSSQVTEKNLLNIAFSVILKLLLLSFFGLVIIFPFIFMINISLMTDDESEALKRSFQFASDFTVGKTYFVQAEGGSGGFDIRPWSEVVQNTYSRAITSGYWQSLMVTSVNVLLSVFFKIFITFLMGYAFSLRNWRFKGLIWFLALALLVLPEVALLSGQYTVVVKTNLRSSLFTVLLAMVLPFSASIFNTVMYKNAFEAIPGRIKEVSLVDGAGGMKYLFKVAFPMVIPTTLTIVILTALASWNAYLWPSIVNGDNKSWQLISVWLFKAGIDERDSNAGSNVQLNIRMAAAIIVILPMFVVYLLFRKRIMNAISRQGSTIKG, from the coding sequence ATGTTTGAGTTAAAGTTAAAGCTACAAAAATTCCTGATAGCCAAAAAGCTTAGAAGAAATCAAGAAACAGTTTCTTCACAAGTAACCGAAAAGAATCTATTAAACATTGCATTTAGTGTTATTTTAAAACTATTATTATTATCATTCTTTGGATTAGTAATAATTTTCCCATTTATCTTTATGATTAACATCTCTTTAATGACTGATGATGAATCTGAAGCATTAAAAAGATCATTCCAATTTGCTTCTGATTTTACTGTAGGTAAAACTTACTTTGTTCAAGCAGAAGGTGGTTCAGGTGGTTTTGACATTAGACCATGATCAGAAGTTGTGCAAAACACATATTCTAGAGCCATAACATCAGGATATTGACAATCATTAATGGTTACATCTGTTAATGTGCTCTTATCAGTATTCTTCAAAATATTCATTACATTCTTAATGGGGTACGCATTCTCATTAAGAAATTGAAGATTCAAAGGATTAATTTGATTCTTAGCACTAGCGTTGCTAGTTTTACCTGAAGTAGCCTTACTTTCAGGACAATATACAGTTGTTGTTAAAACAAACTTAAGATCTTCATTATTTACAGTCTTATTAGCAATGGTTTTACCATTCTCAGCAAGTATTTTCAATACTGTTATGTACAAAAATGCTTTTGAAGCAATTCCAGGAAGAATTAAAGAGGTTTCATTAGTTGATGGAGCCGGAGGAATGAAATACTTATTCAAAGTTGCTTTCCCAATGGTTATTCCTACAACTTTAACAATCGTTATCTTAACAGCTTTAGCTTCATGAAATGCTTACTTATGACCATCAATCGTTAATGGTGATAACAAAAGCTGACAATTAATTTCAGTTTGATTATTCAAAGCGGGAATTGATGAAAGAGACTCTAATGCAGGTTCAAATGTTCAATTAAACATTAGAATGGCTGCTGCAATTATCGTTATCTTACCAATGTTTGTAGTTTACTTATTATTTAGAAAAAGAATTATGAATGCAATTAGTAGACAAGGTTCTACAATTAAAGGATAG
- a CDS encoding DHH family phosphoesterase encodes MQIGNSKVAIDAIEKYDNIIIFHHIRPDGDCLGSQGGLAELIKTNYPNKKVYKVGNNENIFPFMNFDFQDESEIDYKNSLAIVVDASSGDRIQCSEILYQNKTTAKLRIDHHPNESDIVYDYVYVDEKFVAAAEMVAQIAYDAKWKITKRASEFIYLGINTDSGRFSLPDTSARTHKLVAYLMHNGFHPQTILRNLNQRNLRDIQISGHILSNFKKDGDVLYFEANKKFMEQFSLNSFEASQFVNVLANIDDNRCWALFIELEEGPIRVRIRSNGPSMISVAKYFGGGGHDDRGGFNIESFDQVKKVTNKLNQAIKEWREK; translated from the coding sequence ATGCAAATAGGGAATTCTAAAGTAGCAATTGATGCTATTGAAAAATATGACAACATTATAATCTTTCACCATATTAGACCTGATGGTGATTGTCTTGGTTCACAAGGTGGATTAGCAGAACTCATCAAAACAAATTATCCAAACAAAAAAGTTTATAAAGTAGGAAATAATGAAAATATCTTTCCATTCATGAACTTTGACTTTCAAGATGAAAGTGAAATTGATTATAAAAACTCATTAGCAATTGTAGTTGATGCTTCAAGTGGCGACAGGATTCAATGTTCAGAAATCTTGTATCAAAATAAAACAACTGCTAAATTAAGAATTGACCATCACCCAAATGAAAGTGATATTGTATATGACTATGTTTATGTTGATGAGAAATTTGTAGCAGCTGCTGAAATGGTTGCGCAAATTGCATATGATGCAAAATGAAAAATAACTAAAAGAGCTTCTGAATTTATTTATTTAGGAATTAACACTGATTCAGGGAGGTTTTCATTACCTGATACGTCAGCTAGAACTCATAAGTTAGTTGCGTATTTAATGCACAATGGTTTTCATCCACAAACAATTTTAAGAAACCTAAACCAAAGAAATTTAAGAGATATTCAAATTTCAGGCCACATCTTATCAAACTTTAAAAAAGATGGAGATGTTTTATATTTTGAAGCTAATAAAAAGTTTATGGAGCAATTTTCTTTAAACTCATTTGAAGCTTCACAATTTGTTAACGTTTTAGCAAACATAGATGATAATAGATGTTGAGCTTTATTCATTGAGCTTGAAGAGGGGCCAATAAGAGTTAGAATCAGATCTAATGGTCCATCAATGATATCTGTAGCTAAATACTTTGGCGGAGGCGGTCATGATGATAGAGGCGGATTTAACATCGAATCATTTGATCAAGTTAAAAAAGTAACTAATAAATTAAATCAAGCAATTAAAGAATGAAGGGAAAAGTAA
- a CDS encoding DHH family phosphoesterase translates to MQIGNSKVAIEAIEKYDNIIIFHHIRPDGDCLGSQAGLAELIKTNYPNKKVYTVGNNQHTFDFMNYHYDDIDTIDFNNSLAIVVDASSGDRIECSELLYEKRTTARLRIDHHPNGADIDYEYNYIDEKFVAAAEMVAQIAYDAKWKVTQKASGHIYLGINTDSGRFLYPDTSARTHELVAFLMQNGFHPQNILRELNKRSLKDIQVSGKILSNFKKEGRVLYYVIDEAFLKEFELDSLRAALYVNELANIDDNSCWALFVQMEDGKIRGRLRSNGPLVNEVAREFNGGGHDNAAGCTLDSFDQIPQVLKLLNQAITKWEEK, encoded by the coding sequence ATGCAAATAGGAAATTCTAAAGTAGCAATTGAAGCTATTGAAAAATATGACAACATTATAATCTTTCACCACATTAGACCTGATGGTGATTGCCTTGGTTCACAAGCAGGACTTGCTGAATTAATTAAAACAAACTATCCAAACAAAAAAGTTTATACAGTAGGAAACAACCAACATACGTTTGACTTTATGAACTATCACTATGATGATATTGATACAATTGACTTTAATAACTCATTAGCAATTGTAGTTGATGCTTCAAGTGGAGACAGAATTGAATGCTCAGAGCTTTTATATGAAAAAAGAACTACAGCTAGATTAAGAATTGACCACCATCCTAATGGCGCAGATATTGATTATGAATACAACTATATTGATGAAAAATTTGTAGCAGCTGCTGAGATGGTTGCGCAAATTGCATATGATGCAAAATGAAAAGTAACACAAAAAGCTTCTGGACACATTTATTTAGGAATCAACACAGATTCAGGCAGATTCTTATATCCAGACACATCTGCTAGAACACATGAATTAGTTGCTTTCTTAATGCAAAACGGATTCCATCCACAAAACATCTTAAGAGAACTAAATAAAAGAAGCTTAAAAGACATCCAAGTATCAGGAAAAATTTTAAGTAACTTTAAAAAAGAAGGCAGAGTATTATATTATGTAATTGATGAAGCTTTCTTAAAAGAGTTTGAACTAGATTCGCTTAGAGCAGCTTTATATGTAAATGAATTAGCAAACATTGATGATAATTCATGTTGAGCTTTATTTGTGCAAATGGAAGATGGAAAAATTAGAGGACGTTTAAGATCTAACGGACCATTAGTAAATGAAGTGGCTAGGGAATTCAATGGTGGTGGACATGATAATGCAGCTGGTTGCACACTTGATTCATTCGATCAAATCCCACAAGTACTTAAATTATTAAATCAAGCTATTACAAAATGAGAGGAAAAATAA